The proteins below are encoded in one region of Brachyspira hampsonii:
- a CDS encoding DUF4037 domain-containing protein, translated as MYLNDILNDYIKIITENNNNIDSIVLSGSRSSLINDDMSDYDIYVYSKGLLNSSEDIELRRKFAEKHASYYEIGNDYFEHGDEMILKDIGICLDFMYRDLSWAEGELEYVWRGCNAKIGYTTAFLYNIKHSNILYDKGGKFKKFQDELSEEYPKKLKNNIIEKNFNVMYGKKIASFYDQLEKAVKRNDIVSINHRITAILSSYFDILFALNEELHVGEKKLLDYVFKLCRKIPNNFDKDIKNILFCNKNDENVLERIKILIENIEKIF; from the coding sequence ATGTATTTAAATGATATATTAAATGATTATATAAAAATAATTACTGAAAATAATAATAATATTGATTCTATAGTTTTATCAGGATCAAGGAGCAGTTTGATAAATGATGATATGTCAGATTATGATATTTATGTATATTCCAAAGGTTTATTAAACAGCAGCGAAGATATAGAGCTGAGAAGAAAGTTTGCTGAGAAACATGCTTCTTATTATGAAATAGGCAATGATTATTTTGAGCATGGCGATGAGATGATATTAAAAGACATCGGTATATGTTTAGATTTTATGTATAGAGATTTATCTTGGGCTGAAGGAGAGCTTGAATATGTATGGAGAGGCTGCAATGCAAAGATAGGGTATACTACTGCTTTTTTATACAATATAAAACATTCTAATATACTTTATGATAAAGGCGGAAAATTTAAGAAGTTTCAAGATGAATTAAGTGAAGAATATCCTAAGAAATTAAAAAATAACATAATAGAAAAAAATTTTAATGTTATGTACGGCAAGAAAATAGCATCTTTTTATGATCAGTTAGAAAAAGCAGTAAAAAGAAATGATATTGTTAGTATTAATCATAGGATTACGGCTATATTATCATCATATTTTGATATTTTATTTGCATTAAATGAAGAGCTGCATGTAGGTGAAAAGAAGCTTTTAGATTATGTATTTAAACTATGCCGTAAAATTCCAAATAATTTTGATAAAGATATAAAGAATATTTTATTCTGTAATAAAAATGATGAAAATGTTTTAGAAAGAATTAAAATTCTTATTGAAAATATTGAAAAAATTTTTTAA
- a CDS encoding radical SAM/SPASM domain-containing protein: MNNVSVLIKPSSSLCNINCKYCFYIDEAKNRKIENNGIMTENVVKAIIDKVLQNADKNALFSFQGGEPTVAGLEYFKSFIDYANKSNKKNININYSIQTNGLLIDDKWCELFKKNNFLVGLSFDMIKNIHDNYRIDKNNNDTYNKVLETKKLFDAFNVEYNILTVLTSELSKYPKDVYKKIKKLNIKYTQFIPCLSEINSCNNEYSIKPKEFSYFYKEIFSLWKEDFFNNNYYSIQFFDNIIPLFFGGYPPITCGINGKCTNQIIIESSGDVFPCDFYCLDDYKIGNIAEEDLADIYSSSKAKDFINEKTNRINNESHSLCRSCKYLRVCNCGCKRMESNMYIDEGGKFCGFQDFLDYAINDMMIIWKMISR, encoded by the coding sequence ATGAATAATGTATCAGTATTAATTAAGCCTTCATCATCTTTATGCAACATAAATTGTAAATATTGTTTCTATATAGACGAAGCTAAAAACAGAAAAATAGAAAATAATGGAATTATGACTGAAAATGTTGTGAAAGCTATAATAGATAAAGTTCTTCAAAATGCTGATAAAAATGCATTGTTTTCATTTCAGGGCGGGGAACCAACTGTAGCAGGACTCGAATATTTTAAGTCATTTATAGATTATGCTAATAAAAGCAATAAAAAAAATATCAATATAAATTACAGCATACAAACTAACGGATTATTGATAGATGATAAATGGTGCGAGTTATTCAAAAAGAATAATTTTTTAGTCGGACTTTCTTTTGATATGATAAAAAACATACATGATAATTATAGAATAGATAAAAATAATAATGATACATATAACAAAGTATTAGAAACTAAAAAATTATTTGATGCATTTAATGTGGAATACAATATACTTACAGTTCTTACATCTGAATTATCAAAATACCCTAAAGATGTATACAAAAAAATAAAAAAGCTAAATATAAAATATACTCAGTTCATACCATGCCTATCTGAAATAAATTCATGCAATAATGAATATTCTATAAAACCAAAAGAGTTTTCATACTTCTATAAAGAAATATTTTCATTATGGAAAGAAGATTTTTTTAATAATAATTATTATAGTATACAGTTCTTTGATAACATCATTCCATTATTTTTTGGAGGCTATCCTCCTATAACTTGCGGTATAAACGGAAAATGCACAAATCAAATAATAATAGAAAGCAGTGGAGATGTTTTTCCATGCGATTTTTATTGTTTAGATGATTATAAAATAGGAAATATAGCAGAGGAAGATTTGGCTGATATTTATTCAAGCAGCAAAGCAAAAGACTTTATAAATGAAAAAACAAACAGAATAAATAATGAAAGCCATTCATTATGCCGCTCTTGTAAATACTTAAGAGTATGTAACTGTGGATGCAAAAGAATGGAAAGTAATATGTACATAGATGAAGGCGGAAAGTTCTGCGGATTTCAAGATTTTCTTGATTATGCTATAAATGATATGATGATAATATGGAAGATGATATCAAGATAA
- the pheT gene encoding phenylalanine--tRNA ligase subunit beta yields the protein MRVPLSWLKEFVNLDGFSVEEIAEKITLAGSEISSIETTGGDIPGVIIGKITSVHKHPDADKLSVCKVDVGDGDTLSIVCGAPNVKEGIYVPVAMIGAKLPNGLTIKKASIRGFESNGMLCSRTELGYEELEGVYGIWILDEDIEKVNADKDSILGNSLSTIVGSTDHIFNVEITANRGDLVSIIGFARECSLVLERRVSIPSVNTYDAAGGNIDITIENTDSCYKYVGRLIKDITVGPSPDWMQKRLIMCGINPVNNIVDVTNYVMLEYGQPLHAYDFDKIKDGKIIVRNARNGEKITLLDGREIELTDEVLVVADSEKPMGLAGVMGGDFTKIENDTKNILIESAYFDHIAVKKSTIATKTKTDASYRFERDIDHTLTLAALNRVVDLIVTLDNSCKIASRSKEVNVKQFDANIIVFDCGLVKRYLGLNMSKMEISSIFKRYGFKAVALGENNLKVEIPYYRHDLSIAEDLIEEIARVYGYNNISTNVPHIKCNPINTDYAEVSFVKHRMASYGLYETKQYSMGDSNVFKAMGIEEEKLIKVVNPLTNEMDVLRPTTLASLLNSAAYNHNHRHKNGALFEVGNIFYKENENFIEEKHLSAVMFGLYQEKLWNKEARAYDFFDMSGVIEELLIRDLKCTDYNLVPKEHKWFIPTMSGEIVIFGEKIGIIGRLHPKLLKLFDISGEVYFLDIDIRKTLKLVKERVKKQKLKDIGKYPAVFRDLALVCSNDIEFSKVIKSITKFNNIIQNVSVVDRYVGEQVEEGKQSIAISITYYDPNKTLREEDINSVEKSLLEMLKTRFDINLRS from the coding sequence ATGAGAGTTCCATTAAGTTGGCTAAAAGAATTTGTTAATTTAGACGGATTTAGTGTAGAGGAAATTGCTGAAAAAATAACTTTAGCAGGAAGTGAGATTTCATCTATAGAAACTACAGGAGGTGATATACCAGGTGTTATTATTGGTAAAATAACATCTGTACATAAACATCCTGATGCGGATAAATTAAGTGTATGTAAAGTTGATGTTGGTGATGGAGATACACTCTCAATAGTATGCGGTGCTCCTAATGTAAAAGAGGGTATATATGTTCCTGTGGCTATGATAGGTGCTAAACTTCCAAACGGATTAACCATAAAAAAGGCTTCTATAAGAGGTTTTGAAAGTAATGGTATGCTATGTTCCAGAACAGAATTGGGTTATGAAGAATTAGAAGGCGTATATGGTATATGGATATTAGACGAAGACATTGAAAAAGTTAATGCTGATAAAGACAGTATATTAGGAAATTCTCTTTCTACTATAGTAGGAAGCACAGATCATATATTTAATGTTGAAATCACAGCAAACAGAGGAGATTTGGTAAGTATTATAGGTTTTGCCAGAGAATGTTCTTTGGTTTTAGAAAGAAGAGTGAGTATTCCATCTGTTAATACTTATGATGCTGCAGGCGGAAATATAGACATAACAATAGAAAACACTGACAGCTGCTATAAGTATGTTGGAAGACTTATAAAAGATATAACTGTAGGACCTTCTCCTGATTGGATGCAGAAAAGATTAATAATGTGCGGTATAAATCCTGTTAATAATATAGTTGATGTTACAAATTATGTTATGCTTGAATACGGACAGCCTTTGCATGCTTATGATTTTGACAAGATAAAAGACGGTAAAATTATAGTTAGAAATGCAAGAAACGGAGAAAAAATTACTTTGCTTGACGGCAGAGAAATAGAACTTACAGATGAAGTTTTGGTAGTAGCTGACAGTGAAAAACCTATGGGGCTTGCCGGAGTTATGGGAGGCGATTTCACTAAAATTGAAAATGATACTAAAAATATTTTAATAGAAAGTGCATATTTTGATCATATAGCGGTGAAAAAATCTACAATAGCAACTAAGACTAAAACAGATGCTTCATACAGATTTGAAAGAGATATAGATCATACTCTTACACTTGCCGCTTTGAATAGAGTTGTTGATTTGATAGTTACTTTAGATAATTCATGCAAAATAGCTTCAAGATCTAAAGAGGTAAATGTTAAGCAGTTTGATGCGAATATAATAGTGTTTGACTGCGGACTTGTAAAAAGATATTTAGGTCTTAATATGAGTAAGATGGAAATATCTTCTATATTTAAAAGATACGGATTTAAAGCTGTAGCTTTAGGTGAAAATAATCTTAAAGTAGAGATCCCTTATTACAGACATGATCTATCAATAGCTGAGGATTTGATAGAGGAAATAGCAAGGGTATATGGTTACAATAATATATCTACAAATGTGCCTCATATAAAATGTAATCCTATAAATACAGATTATGCTGAAGTGAGCTTTGTTAAGCATAGAATGGCTTCTTATGGTCTTTATGAAACTAAGCAGTATTCTATGGGAGACAGCAATGTATTTAAGGCTATGGGAATAGAGGAAGAAAAATTGATAAAAGTGGTAAATCCATTAACTAATGAAATGGATGTTTTAAGACCTACAACTTTAGCTTCTCTTCTTAATAGTGCAGCTTATAATCATAATCATAGACATAAAAATGGGGCTTTATTTGAAGTAGGAAATATATTCTATAAAGAAAATGAAAACTTTATAGAAGAAAAGCATTTATCTGCTGTTATGTTCGGGCTTTATCAGGAAAAATTATGGAATAAAGAAGCCAGAGCTTATGATTTCTTTGATATGAGCGGAGTTATAGAAGAGCTTTTAATAAGAGATTTAAAATGCACTGATTATAATTTAGTACCTAAAGAGCATAAATGGTTTATACCTACTATGTCTGGTGAGATTGTTATATTCGGAGAGAAAATAGGTATTATTGGAAGGCTTCACCCTAAACTTCTTAAACTTTTTGATATAAGCGGTGAAGTATATTTCTTGGATATTGATATAAGAAAAACTTTGAAGTTGGTTAAAGAGAGAGTTAAAAAACAGAAATTAAAAGATATAGGAAAATATCCGGCAGTATTTAGAGATTTAGCTTTGGTTTGCAGTAATGATATAGAGTTCAGCAAGGTTATTAAATCTATAACTAAGTTTAATAATATTATACAGAATGTAAGTGTAGTTGATAGATATGTAGGCGAACAGGTTGAAGAAGGAAAACAGTCCATAGCAATATCTATAACATATTATGATCCTAATAAAACTTTAAGAGAAGAAGATATTAATAGTGTGGAAAAATCTTTGCTTGAAATGCTTAAAACTAGATTTGATATTAATTTAAGATCTTAA
- a CDS encoding phosphoribosyltransferase: MEYDIITWENIDEAIEVLAKQIEDSKIHYEVIYGLARGGLVPAVMLSHRLKIPMVLNMEEVWRLKVKNKSALIVDDISDTGETLKYFDDQKFDIATLFVREHTSKIKPRYSYKNINHDNWLLFPWETKASSK, translated from the coding sequence ATGGAATATGATATAATCACTTGGGAAAATATAGATGAAGCTATAGAAGTATTAGCAAAACAAATAGAAGATTCAAAGATTCATTATGAAGTTATTTATGGATTAGCAAGAGGCGGATTAGTACCTGCAGTTATGCTTTCTCATAGACTTAAAATTCCGATGGTTTTAAATATGGAAGAAGTTTGGAGATTAAAAGTAAAAAATAAGTCTGCTTTAATTGTAGATGATATATCAGATACAGGAGAAACTCTAAAATATTTTGATGATCAGAAATTTGATATTGCGACTTTATTTGTTAGAGAGCATACAAGTAAAATAAAGCCTAGATACAGTTATAAGAATATTAATCATGATAATTGGCTTTTATTCCCTTGGGAGACTAAAGCATCTAGTAAATAA
- the pheS gene encoding phenylalanine--tRNA ligase subunit alpha, with amino-acid sequence MDNLEELHSFLKNSIENANTQAEIDDIRIHYLGRKGKITELLKSLSSIDNIEEKKEFGKKINEIKSYCENSLLEKKNLISEREFLSSLEKNKIDITMPGRRPKSVGVNLLTKVEEEIVSILTEIGFRVVEGNEIEDDFHNFEALNIPYYHPSRDSHDSFFISKDHVLRTHTSGMQIRTMMETPPPIAVVSPGKCARRDAIDSKHSPVFHQVEGIMVDNGISFNDLKGILELFCKKMFGDKTQIRLRPDYFPFVEPGADLSATCVICGGSGCKTCGGEGWLELMGAGMIHPNVFKHVGYDTNKYTGFAFGMGIERVAMIKYGITDIRMFYENDIDFLKQW; translated from the coding sequence ATGGATAATCTCGAGGAGCTTCATAGCTTTTTAAAAAACAGTATAGAAAATGCTAATACTCAGGCTGAAATAGATGATATAAGAATTCATTATTTAGGCAGAAAAGGAAAGATAACAGAGCTTTTAAAAAGTTTATCCTCTATAGATAATATTGAGGAGAAGAAAGAGTTTGGAAAAAAGATTAATGAGATAAAGAGTTATTGTGAGAATTCTTTATTAGAGAAGAAGAATTTAATATCAGAACGTGAATTTTTATCTTCTTTAGAGAAAAATAAAATAGATATAACTATGCCTGGAAGAAGACCAAAATCTGTAGGAGTTAATCTTCTTACTAAAGTGGAAGAGGAAATAGTTTCGATTTTAACAGAAATAGGTTTTAGAGTTGTAGAAGGTAATGAAATAGAAGATGATTTTCATAATTTTGAGGCATTAAATATACCTTATTATCACCCTTCAAGAGATAGTCATGACTCTTTCTTTATATCTAAAGATCATGTACTTAGAACCCATACATCAGGCATGCAGATAAGAACCATGATGGAGACGCCTCCTCCTATAGCAGTTGTTTCACCGGGTAAATGTGCCAGAAGAGATGCTATAGATTCAAAACATTCACCTGTATTTCATCAAGTTGAAGGGATTATGGTTGATAATGGAATAAGTTTTAATGATTTAAAGGGGATATTAGAGCTATTCTGTAAAAAAATGTTCGGTGATAAAACACAGATAAGATTAAGACCGGATTATTTCCCATTTGTAGAGCCGGGGGCAGATTTGAGTGCTACTTGTGTAATATGCGGAGGAAGCGGATGTAAAACTTGCGGAGGAGAAGGCTGGCTTGAACTTATGGGTGCTGGTATGATTCATCCTAATGTATTTAAACATGTTGGATATGATACAAATAAATATACAGGTTTTGCATTCGGAATGGGTATAGAAAGAGTAGCTATGATTAAATATGGAATAACTGATATAAGAATGTTTTATGAGAATGATATAGATTTCTTAAAACAATGGTAA
- a CDS encoding ABC transporter substrate-binding protein, whose translation MRKYILALLLLVSILISCGTKSSSSKKIRVGTMVNTVALPIAYALEKGMYSNEGIEIEILTFASGAPINEAFAAGEIDIAASGLASVFALAQGNAKWIGEVNTTGGMGIFVRQDSPIAKEVGKVAGYSNILGSAETVRGLQILGPLGTTAQFNAIGYAKKFGLGGNDIKMIHMDNGPAYQAFIAGEGDAIAASPPHSFQAREEGYVLAATFEDATDVVSMDGIYVGTKFLEERRDDVVKFIRATYKASEILSDYQTRYDFEKDWFERNGRVYDDKTLDNDINYKVYVTPAMMQEETYIFGDGMTGTAEFFYEDNKISEDTLPNVQKSYDVSVIKDALGIDVKVDQ comes from the coding sequence ATGAGGAAATATATTCTTGCTTTGTTATTGTTGGTTTCTATTTTAATATCATGCGGCACAAAATCTTCTTCTTCAAAGAAGATACGCGTCGGTACAATGGTAAATACTGTTGCGTTACCTATAGCTTATGCTTTAGAGAAAGGCATGTATTCTAATGAAGGTATTGAAATAGAAATTCTTACTTTTGCAAGCGGAGCACCAATAAATGAAGCTTTTGCTGCTGGAGAAATAGATATAGCCGCTAGCGGTTTAGCTTCTGTATTTGCATTAGCACAAGGTAATGCAAAATGGATAGGAGAAGTTAATACTACAGGCGGTATGGGAATATTTGTAAGACAAGATAGCCCTATAGCAAAAGAAGTTGGAAAAGTTGCTGGATATTCAAATATTTTAGGAAGTGCTGAAACAGTAAGAGGATTGCAGATACTTGGTCCTTTGGGTACTACAGCACAATTTAATGCTATAGGTTATGCTAAGAAATTTGGTCTTGGCGGAAATGATATAAAAATGATACATATGGATAATGGTCCTGCATATCAAGCATTTATAGCAGGTGAAGGCGATGCTATAGCTGCTAGCCCTCCTCATTCTTTCCAAGCTAGAGAAGAAGGTTATGTTCTAGCTGCTACTTTTGAAGATGCTACTGATGTTGTGTCTATGGATGGAATATATGTAGGTACTAAATTTTTAGAAGAAAGAAGAGATGATGTTGTTAAATTTATAAGAGCAACTTATAAAGCTTCTGAAATACTTTCTGACTATCAAACAAGATACGATTTTGAAAAAGATTGGTTTGAAAGAAATGGAAGAGTTTATGATGACAAAACTTTAGATAATGATATCAATTATAAAGTTTATGTTACTCCTGCTATGATGCAAGAAGAAACTTATATATTTGGCGATGGTATGACAGGAACTGCCGAATTCTTCTATGAAGATAATAAAATATCTGAAGACACATTACCAAATGTTCAAAAATCTTATGATGTATCTGTTATAAAAGATGCTTTGGGAATAGATGTAAAAGTTGATCAGTAA
- the uvrC gene encoding excinuclease ABC subunit UvrC, whose translation MNQEVKSYIHEKLKIIPDKSGVYFMKDSKSEIIYIGKAKSLKKRVSSYFNNSNKDAKTTALVEHIRDIEYILTKNEVEALILEAEMIRKHKPHYNILLKDQKSFPFIAITNEHFPRVIKARNVIDKDNAKKYKKYYGPYVAAEKADNIVKFIIDNFKLRRCKYDFPLKRPIRPCLYYHIGKCTAPCADLINEEDYDKTIEDAVMVLEGNVDELVARLKQEMFVHAEKLEFEAAKDLRDKIDLLKYITVEQSIYIPESDDIDIIGAYGEKGNYIIVILSVKGGKLADRKTFSMHSPNDDEYYAEKGVSKYSEILSAFFTQYYTHANLIPASISTDFNIADIDIIKDYLKQVSGRDVDIKLDKSRKGLISIANENAKHLFKEKALIREIPLGITRLQEIFKLKKAPSVIESFDIAHIQGSYTMAGMVRFVNGVSDNKNYRIFNMKTVTGIDDFASIKEAVYRRYKRLRDENLTFPDLILIDGGKGQLNSAIEALKELDIKGQPIMALAKKFEEIYLPNRNEPVQLSDNEPARLFLQKVRDETHRWVNSSHGKKRSREMVKSELESIEGIGKKTIEKLYSHFINIDNIKNASFESIRNIPGISYKAANNIYEHFHK comes from the coding sequence ATGAATCAGGAAGTTAAAAGTTATATACATGAAAAATTAAAAATTATTCCAGATAAGTCCGGAGTATATTTTATGAAGGATTCCAAATCTGAAATAATTTATATAGGTAAGGCAAAATCTCTAAAGAAAAGAGTTTCGTCATATTTTAACAATTCAAATAAAGATGCAAAAACAACAGCATTAGTAGAGCATATAAGGGATATTGAATATATACTGACGAAAAATGAAGTTGAGGCTTTGATATTAGAAGCTGAAATGATAAGAAAGCATAAGCCTCATTATAATATACTTCTTAAAGATCAGAAATCATTTCCTTTTATAGCAATTACAAATGAGCATTTTCCAAGAGTTATAAAGGCTAGAAATGTAATAGATAAAGATAATGCAAAAAAATATAAAAAATATTACGGACCTTATGTTGCTGCTGAAAAGGCAGACAATATAGTAAAGTTTATAATTGATAATTTCAAATTAAGAAGATGCAAATATGATTTTCCTCTTAAAAGACCTATAAGACCTTGTCTTTATTATCATATAGGAAAATGTACTGCTCCTTGTGCCGATTTGATAAATGAAGAAGATTATGATAAAACTATAGAAGATGCTGTAATGGTTCTTGAGGGAAATGTTGATGAATTAGTTGCTAGATTAAAACAGGAGATGTTTGTTCATGCTGAGAAGTTAGAGTTTGAGGCGGCTAAAGATTTAAGAGATAAAATTGACTTGCTTAAATATATAACAGTAGAGCAGAGCATATATATTCCTGAAAGCGATGATATTGATATAATAGGAGCTTACGGAGAGAAAGGAAATTATATAATAGTTATTTTATCAGTTAAGGGAGGTAAACTAGCAGACAGAAAAACTTTCAGTATGCACTCTCCGAATGATGACGAATATTATGCAGAAAAAGGTGTATCAAAATATTCTGAAATACTTTCTGCTTTTTTTACGCAGTATTATACTCATGCCAATTTAATTCCTGCTTCAATATCAACGGATTTTAATATTGCAGATATTGATATAATAAAAGATTATTTAAAGCAGGTTTCTGGAAGAGATGTTGATATAAAACTCGATAAAAGCAGAAAAGGTTTAATAAGCATAGCAAATGAGAATGCTAAACATTTATTTAAAGAAAAGGCATTGATAAGAGAAATACCTTTAGGAATAACAAGGCTTCAGGAAATATTTAAACTTAAAAAAGCACCTTCTGTAATAGAGTCTTTCGATATAGCACATATTCAGGGAAGCTATACTATGGCTGGTATGGTAAGATTTGTTAATGGGGTATCAGATAATAAAAATTACAGAATATTCAATATGAAAACAGTTACAGGCATAGATGACTTTGCTTCTATCAAAGAGGCGGTTTACAGAAGATATAAAAGACTTAGAGATGAAAATCTTACTTTCCCAGACTTAATACTTATAGATGGAGGAAAGGGACAGCTTAATTCAGCAATAGAGGCATTGAAAGAACTTGATATAAAAGGACAGCCTATAATGGCATTAGCTAAAAAGTTTGAGGAGATATATTTGCCTAATAGAAATGAACCTGTACAATTAAGCGATAATGAACCTGCCAGACTTTTTTTACAGAAGGTTAGAGATGAGACTCACAGATGGGTTAATAGCAGTCATGGTAAGAAAAGAAGCAGAGAAATGGTAAAAAGCGAACTTGAAAGTATAGAGGGTATAGGTAAAAAAACTATAGAGAAATTGTATTCTCATTTTATAAATATAGATAATATAAAAAATGCATCTTTTGAAAGCATTAGAAATATACCGGGAATAAGCTATAAAGCAGCGAATAATATATACGAACATTTTCATAAATAA
- a CDS encoding tetratricopeptide repeat protein has translation MLKDRIENMFIQARFYFNLEKYSSALRIYLKIISYFENNNEELDKNYIDRYFARSCYKTALTLYYLNRYEEAIDYYSKAIEINPIYEKAFINKGIILAKLMAFDEALYAFNMALEINDKSEISYFNIGVIYSRLERYEDALFYFNRALELGYDYAYLNVAIVLEKIGKIEEAFAVYDKAVSINKSLEVIYLNKASLFINIKKYKEAIECLDKSLSILDENNSKGDTIIKNKDYIEYIEIGMIENDTIYDRIYFLKSEALIGLEQYDYALSLILNIKDSKSLNIFGIISRFIEYIGIEKIINIILKEDSFWTEEKEEYFNFIVRDIDINSRIKLKKLWILQYVFLYLVSVKDDDKINEISHYTSIEVFDDMAFDKRYDKSDSSKYNTYLKKNKLRMTSIKNANDPKEGKILMQLLRNNKLNSKYGNINNFIALQTSFSRCKDSLTMYRLYGKSDNKEGTGCCLVFDKSFFDTSFNNLNSSIVFSFSYDKNNYSNIEFYNEQTLPLYFVLYYNSKNNEIIFNPCESDYDNIIIDLNKEYNVWSYDKKVYEKLKNNIGYVFYSMFKVIKDFNSEESALSYQLLMNMQYLIKDASFIEEQEMRIIQLVEYGSNPLHIDDKMKRSYKNYLYIFDNKSLKEVILAPKVEDADFLVEKFNDRLAKATSIYNSKNMKNKYKINVYISNSPIS, from the coding sequence ATGCTGAAAGATAGAATAGAAAATATGTTTATTCAGGCTAGATTTTATTTTAATTTGGAAAAATATTCTTCAGCACTTAGAATATATTTAAAGATTATAAGTTATTTTGAAAATAATAATGAGGAGCTTGATAAAAATTATATAGACAGATATTTTGCAAGAAGCTGTTATAAAACTGCATTAACATTATATTATTTAAATAGATATGAAGAGGCTATAGATTATTACAGCAAGGCTATAGAGATTAATCCTATTTATGAAAAGGCTTTTATCAATAAAGGTATAATACTTGCAAAGTTAATGGCATTCGATGAGGCTTTATATGCATTTAATATGGCATTAGAAATAAATGATAAATCTGAGATATCATATTTTAATATAGGAGTTATATATTCAAGACTAGAGCGATACGAGGATGCATTATTTTATTTTAATAGGGCTTTAGAACTTGGATATGATTATGCTTATTTGAATGTTGCTATAGTATTAGAAAAGATCGGCAAAATAGAAGAGGCTTTTGCTGTATATGATAAAGCTGTAAGTATAAATAAGTCTTTGGAGGTGATTTATTTAAATAAGGCTAGTCTTTTTATCAATATAAAGAAATATAAAGAGGCTATAGAATGTTTGGATAAGTCTTTATCGATTTTAGATGAAAATAATTCAAAAGGCGATACTATTATAAAAAATAAGGATTATATAGAATATATAGAAATAGGCATGATAGAAAATGATACTATATACGATAGAATATATTTTTTGAAATCTGAAGCTCTTATAGGTTTAGAGCAGTATGATTATGCTTTAAGTCTTATATTGAATATTAAAGATTCTAAAAGTCTTAATATATTCGGTATTATATCAAGGTTTATAGAGTATATAGGCATAGAAAAAATTATTAATATAATATTAAAAGAAGATAGTTTTTGGACAGAAGAAAAAGAAGAATATTTTAATTTTATAGTAAGAGATATAGATATTAATAGCAGGATAAAATTAAAAAAGCTATGGATATTGCAATATGTATTTTTATATTTGGTATCAGTAAAAGATGATGATAAAATTAATGAGATATCCCATTATACAAGTATTGAAGTATTTGACGATATGGCTTTTGATAAGAGATACGATAAATCAGACAGCTCGAAATATAATACATACTTGAAAAAAAATAAACTTAGAATGACAAGCATAAAAAATGCAAATGATCCTAAAGAAGGAAAGATATTGATGCAGCTTCTTAGGAATAATAAATTAAATTCCAAATACGGAAATATTAATAATTTTATTGCATTACAAACATCATTCAGCAGATGCAAAGACTCTCTTACTATGTACAGACTATATGGAAAATCTGATAATAAAGAGGGTACAGGCTGCTGCTTAGTATTTGATAAGTCATTTTTTGATACTTCATTTAATAATTTAAATAGCAGCATAGTATTTTCATTTTCTTATGATAAAAATAATTATTCTAATATAGAATTTTATAATGAACAGACTTTGCCTTTATATTTTGTTTTATATTACAATTCTAAAAATAATGAAATAATATTCAATCCCTGCGAATCGGATTATGATAATATTATCATTGATTTAAATAAAGAGTATAATGTTTGGAGCTATGATAAAAAAGTTTATGAAAAATTAAAAAACAATATAGGATATGTATTTTATTCTATGTTTAAGGTGATAAAAGATTTTAATTCAGAAGAATCAGCATTATCGTATCAGCTTCTTATGAATATGCAGTATTTGATAAAAGATGCTTCATTTATAGAAGAGCAGGAGATGCGTATAATACAGCTTGTAGAATATGGAAGTAATCCTTTGCATATAGATGATAAAATGAAACGCTCTTATAAAAATTATCTTTATATATTTGATAATAAATCATTGAAAGAGGTAATACTAGCACCCAAAGTGGAAGATGCTGACTTTCTAGTTGAAAAGTTTAATGACAGACTTGCAAAAGCTACGAGTATATATAATTCAAAAAATATGAAAAATAAATACAAGATAAATGTTTATATATCTAATTCTCCTATATCTTGA